A genomic segment from Salmo trutta chromosome 38, fSalTru1.1, whole genome shotgun sequence encodes:
- the LOC115177982 gene encoding partner and localizer of BRCA2-like encodes MTEGVLMLSHTLKAPAGGSLVDVCCVSWLSVGVCVAVAGEWEVCVWGQTNPPHWRRLHTWTFIESVMSVFPVPDAPGLLCVTLGQLEIREARVLCCSSLSQCCVRGRSRWWWACPTEGWFSSSYSVATTPLQVYTLTQDGRLHGCLSLVCPTERVRTVAAVEGQTDALIGSTDTLCLRGYSLCGVLFVLLQHPSLCAVEEEEGGALFSLVATNPLTGTVALATRLGLPEACTGRLLEVDVHGSSVVGVFRSGSVCVWQLGRRQGQEGAWFPELGCQLARWGVQGTVLTAHLNGDVCLHRYRPL; translated from the exons ATGACAGAGGGTGTCTTAatgctctctcacacactgaAG gcccctGCAGGAGGCAGCCTGGTGGATGTGTGCTGTGTGTCGTGGCTGTCAGTAGGTGTATGTGTAGCGGTGGCAGGAGAGTGggaggtgtgtgtttggggtcagACCAACCCCCCACACTGGAGACGACTGCACACCTGGACCTTCATAGAA tcaGTGATGTCAGTGTTTCCTGTGCCGGACGCTCCTGGACTTCTGTGTGTGACTCTGGGCCAGCTGGAAATCAGAGAGGCCAG ggtactGTGCTGCTCTAGTCTGTCCCAGTGCTGTGTGAGGGGGAGGTCCAGATGGTGGTGGGCATGTCCAACCGAAGGCTGGTTTAGCTCCTCCTACTCTGTAGCCACAACCCCGCTGCAGGTCTACACACTGACACAGGATGGCAG GCTGCATGGCTGCCTGTCTTTGGTCTGTCCTACTGAGCGCGTGCGGACCGTGGCGGCGGTGGAGGGACAGACTGACGCTCTGATTGGCTCAACGGATACGCTCTGCCTCCGAGGATACTCCCTctgc GGGGTGCTGTTTGTCCTGTTGCAACACCCGTCCCTGTGTgctgtggaggaggaagagggaggggctcTGTTCTCGCTGGTCGCCACCAACCCTCTGACTGGCACCGTCGCCCTGGCAACCAGACTAGGCCTCCCCGAAGCCTGCACCgggag GCTGTTGGAGGTTGATGTCCATGGCTCCAGTGTGGTTGGGGTTTTCCGGTCCggctccgtgtgtgtgtggcagcttgGGAGGCGTCAGGGCCAGGAGGGGGCCTGGTTCCCAGAGCTGGGGTGTCAGCTCGCCCGTTGGGGGGTGCAGGGAACTGTCCTGACGGCACACCTCAATGGAGATGTCTGCTTACACCGCTACAGACCACTCTGA
- the LOC115177976 gene encoding uncharacterized protein LOC115177976 isoform X2 codes for MCADSTVAASCPVESENTRRSSPSIRFLIPVDNSCPRTPDLNPHRRSHSLWLRSRRSRLCWERTGRGEGAEGRYDTETSEDGLELDARTEKEEDGEKRKMGEEKEGEKKELEREENERLTPDKEAMKQRDGEEREEQRTYGQKEIEKEWVNLRRDGEREEGGDSGAVGASVLGAVGLCNTGGVLDSCTLVEGLPFPVEYYIRTTRRMASSQSHRDLQAVILNQLNRGRHRRSRGRMSNPHSLSTSHSDSLAQPSNHRQCSSQLTSNSPTNRTPVEEPSANQMLTSESGTNQSERLPSRACSVRPIRGRRRRGRRSRLGRSLSLDSDPPAPGPDNTQTPAAISPASQPLPGGGCPERWPLSGGVEEQLYPIFRSCVSPLIHTPKQSKESVWCLLLPSSLSPGGPAVHPGSLGRVISTFDLQDFHLPDDQFGQLKLQKLRASSAVAVPEPEPFSPYNMRRRRSRGSVHGDTGGLMSKAPTPEPLPLSLTPPVTDCVTPVEQSIDRSIGQHLIDHPIGQQSTDALDHSTDLH; via the exons ATGTGTGCAGACTCGACTGTGGCGGCATCGTGTCCGGTGGAATCTGAGAACACCAGGCGGAGTAGTCCGTCCATCCGCTTCCTCATCCCCGTCGATAACTCTTGCCCTCGGACACCTGACCTTAACCCTCACAGACGAAGCCACTCCCTCTGGCTGAGGTCACGGAGAAGCCGGCTGTGCTGGGAGCGGACGGGGAGGGGCGAGGGGGCAGAGGGGAGGTATGACACAGAGACCAGCGAGGACGGGCTGGAGCTGGACGCACggacagagaaagaagaggacggagagaagagaaagatgggggaagagaaggagggtgagaagaaagagctagagagggaggagaatgaGAGGTTAACTCCAGATAAAGAGGCAAtgaaacagagagatggagaggagagagaagaacagaggacATATGGACAGAAGGAGATAGAGAAGGAATGGGTGAAcctgaggagagatggagagagagaagagggaggtgaTTCAGGAGCTGTGGGAGCCTCCGTGTTAGGGGCTGTTGGGTTGTGTAACACTGGTGGGGTCCTGGACTCGTGCACTCTGGTGGAAGGTCTGCCGTTCCCTGTAGAATACTACATCAGAACCACAAGACGCATGGCCTCTTCACAGAGCCACAG AGACCTGCAGGCTGTCATTCTGAACCAACTCAACAGGGGGCGCCACAGAAGGAGCAGGGGCCGGATGTCTAACCCACACTCACTCTCAACTTCACACTCCGACTCACTAGCACAACCCTCCAATCACCGCCAGTGCTCAAGTCAACTGACCTCAAACTCACCGACCAATCGCACACCGGTCGAGGAGCCATCAGCCAATCAGATGCTTACCTCTGAGTCAGGGACCAATCAGAGTGAGCGTTTACCTTCCAGAGCCTGCAGTGTTCGGCCTATCAGAGgccggaggaggagaggaaggaggtcGAGACTGGGCCGCTCTCTAAGTTTGGACTCGGATCCTCCAGCACCAGGCCCAGACAACACCCAGACCCCGGCCGCTATTAGCCCAGCCTCACAGCCTCTCCCTGGGGGTGGATGTCCAGAGCGCTGGCCTCTCTCTGGAGGTGTGGAGGAACAGCTTTATCCCATCTTCAGGAGCTGTGTCTCTCCCCTCATTCACACACCAAAGCAGAGCAAAG agagtgtGTGGTGTCTCCTcctgccctcctccctctcccctggagGACCAGCAGTGCACCCTGGGAGTCTGGGCCGCGTCATCTCAACCTTTGACCTCCAGGATTTCCATCTCCCCGACGACCAGTTCGGACAGCTAAAGCTCCAGAAGCTTCGCGCCTCGTCTGCCGTTGCCGTCCCAGAACCGGAACCCTTCTCACCTTACAACATGCGTCGTCGCCGCAGCAGAGGCTCGGTCCACGGCGACACAGGTGGTCTGATGTCTAAAGCGCCTACGCCTGAGCCCCTCCCTCTCAGCCTCACCCCTCCAGTCACAGACTGTGTCACTCCGGTAGAACAGTCTATAGACAGATCTATAGGCCAGCATCTTATAGACCACCCTATAGGCCAGCAGTCTACAGACGCACTAGACCATTCTACAGACCTCCATTGA
- the LOC115177976 gene encoding uncharacterized protein LOC115177976 isoform X1, with protein MEDNLESVLHCDDKEELRRKLALLQREYSRTVQRLQRAERSDAVRKHVRSRISEQNLQDQTDPVPANTFPNPALPPLSLGCPARTAPGSALPLGPAGDSTVAASCPVESENTRRSSPSIRFLIPVDNSCPRTPDLNPHRRSHSLWLRSRRSRLCWERTGRGEGAEGRYDTETSEDGLELDARTEKEEDGEKRKMGEEKEGEKKELEREENERLTPDKEAMKQRDGEEREEQRTYGQKEIEKEWVNLRRDGEREEGGDSGAVGASVLGAVGLCNTGGVLDSCTLVEGLPFPVEYYIRTTRRMASSQSHRDLQAVILNQLNRGRHRRSRGRMSNPHSLSTSHSDSLAQPSNHRQCSSQLTSNSPTNRTPVEEPSANQMLTSESGTNQSERLPSRACSVRPIRGRRRRGRRSRLGRSLSLDSDPPAPGPDNTQTPAAISPASQPLPGGGCPERWPLSGGVEEQLYPIFRSCVSPLIHTPKQSKESVWCLLLPSSLSPGGPAVHPGSLGRVISTFDLQDFHLPDDQFGQLKLQKLRASSAVAVPEPEPFSPYNMRRRRSRGSVHGDTGGLMSKAPTPEPLPLSLTPPVTDCVTPVEQSIDRSIGQHLIDHPIGQQSTDALDHSTDLH; from the exons ATGGAGGATAATTTGGAGAGCGTGCTCCATTGCGATGACAAGGAGGAG TTGAGGCGGAAACTGGCCTTGCTACAGAGGGAGTACTCCAGGACAGTTCAGAGATTACAG cgagctGAGCGTTCAGATGCCGTGCGGAAGCATGTGAGGAGCCGGATCTCTGAGCAGAACCTTCAGGACCAGACAGACCCAGTCCCAGCCAACACCTTTCCCAACCCagctctaccccccctctcccttGGTTGCCCTGCTAGGACAGCCCCAGGTTCAGCCTTACCACTAGGCCCCGCTGGAG ACTCGACTGTGGCGGCATCGTGTCCGGTGGAATCTGAGAACACCAGGCGGAGTAGTCCGTCCATCCGCTTCCTCATCCCCGTCGATAACTCTTGCCCTCGGACACCTGACCTTAACCCTCACAGACGAAGCCACTCCCTCTGGCTGAGGTCACGGAGAAGCCGGCTGTGCTGGGAGCGGACGGGGAGGGGCGAGGGGGCAGAGGGGAGGTATGACACAGAGACCAGCGAGGACGGGCTGGAGCTGGACGCACggacagagaaagaagaggacggagagaagagaaagatgggggaagagaaggagggtgagaagaaagagctagagagggaggagaatgaGAGGTTAACTCCAGATAAAGAGGCAAtgaaacagagagatggagaggagagagaagaacagaggacATATGGACAGAAGGAGATAGAGAAGGAATGGGTGAAcctgaggagagatggagagagagaagagggaggtgaTTCAGGAGCTGTGGGAGCCTCCGTGTTAGGGGCTGTTGGGTTGTGTAACACTGGTGGGGTCCTGGACTCGTGCACTCTGGTGGAAGGTCTGCCGTTCCCTGTAGAATACTACATCAGAACCACAAGACGCATGGCCTCTTCACAGAGCCACAG AGACCTGCAGGCTGTCATTCTGAACCAACTCAACAGGGGGCGCCACAGAAGGAGCAGGGGCCGGATGTCTAACCCACACTCACTCTCAACTTCACACTCCGACTCACTAGCACAACCCTCCAATCACCGCCAGTGCTCAAGTCAACTGACCTCAAACTCACCGACCAATCGCACACCGGTCGAGGAGCCATCAGCCAATCAGATGCTTACCTCTGAGTCAGGGACCAATCAGAGTGAGCGTTTACCTTCCAGAGCCTGCAGTGTTCGGCCTATCAGAGgccggaggaggagaggaaggaggtcGAGACTGGGCCGCTCTCTAAGTTTGGACTCGGATCCTCCAGCACCAGGCCCAGACAACACCCAGACCCCGGCCGCTATTAGCCCAGCCTCACAGCCTCTCCCTGGGGGTGGATGTCCAGAGCGCTGGCCTCTCTCTGGAGGTGTGGAGGAACAGCTTTATCCCATCTTCAGGAGCTGTGTCTCTCCCCTCATTCACACACCAAAGCAGAGCAAAG agagtgtGTGGTGTCTCCTcctgccctcctccctctcccctggagGACCAGCAGTGCACCCTGGGAGTCTGGGCCGCGTCATCTCAACCTTTGACCTCCAGGATTTCCATCTCCCCGACGACCAGTTCGGACAGCTAAAGCTCCAGAAGCTTCGCGCCTCGTCTGCCGTTGCCGTCCCAGAACCGGAACCCTTCTCACCTTACAACATGCGTCGTCGCCGCAGCAGAGGCTCGGTCCACGGCGACACAGGTGGTCTGATGTCTAAAGCGCCTACGCCTGAGCCCCTCCCTCTCAGCCTCACCCCTCCAGTCACAGACTGTGTCACTCCGGTAGAACAGTCTATAGACAGATCTATAGGCCAGCATCTTATAGACCACCCTATAGGCCAGCAGTCTACAGACGCACTAGACCATTCTACAGACCTCCATTGA
- the LOC115177973 gene encoding oocyte zinc finger protein XlCOF6 encodes MSGERETLMEEMEQRLYTLTNDSLRCLCERSGIGGKDGSDVQGKNHHHSLCRKILEELGKNADSMESEEQGMSWLLRLKEDIRKIQEDCIGAPLSPSQSIDDDAVDYDEEGNQKDMDWLPSKRLEGEPMSPSQSFDDDAADCDEECVKDRDLLPSKGLEVEPAPEKYTPEQREESVSGSPSLSSPGNALLLGLKRVSVQLVDCRKTPGLRGTAGGDEEEEGDVIHQRERRGNRGSSGEHQQQPHADNTDWSLPTSKHLNKKPQRHTGKKPHHCCSECGKTFGCPATLKMHRRIHTREKPYRCSQCGETFSQKITLKIHQQMHTGKKPHHCSDCGMSFSVLSSLKIHQSTHTENKLFQCSKCGKGFANNHYRKIHEKTVHEPPAERSYHCSDCGKSYSFLSTFKNHQRKHTGEKPFQCSKCEKSFAQKSTLKAHEQTHMPAAERPYQCLFCEKKFCISASFNFHMRMHTEEKPFQCSVCGMRFIHASLLKAHKHKHKPSAERPFHCSKCGACFTTKGNLKFHQLTHDRGERTYRCSECGHCFSHPIYLKKHQKRHSKEKSIVCDLCGKTFNHPSNFKTHMKIHQGVKPYHCSDCGRSFVFRQGLTTHQRVHTGELPYVCDQCGKRFSQYNSLVIHQRTHTGERPYPCFVCGKSFSRSQNLAAHKRTHTGEKPHACDQCGKRFSRTDALAVHKRTHTGEKPYSCDICKERFTYLVAMLKHKKGHGHPAGDVLCAEWPQDDSSSVYE; translated from the exons atgagtggagagagggaaacgTTGATGGAGGAAATGGAACAGCGTTTATACACTTTAACCAACGACAGTTTACGCTGCCTGTGTGAACGCAGTGGAATAGGTGGCAAGGATGGCTCTGATGTTCAAGGAAAGAATCACCATCACTCATTGTGCCGTAAAATCCTGGAGGAACTTGGGAAAAATGCAGATTCAATGGAATCGGAGGAGCAGGGAATGTCTTGGTTACTCCGACTGAAAGAGGACATCAGAAAGATACAGGAGGATTGTATCGGTGCACCTTTGAGTCCCAGCCAATCCATTGATGATGATGCTGTAGACTATGATGAAGAAGGGAACCAGAAGGACATGGATTGGTTACCTAGCAAAAGGCTGGAGGGGGAACCCATGAGTCCCAGCCAATCATTTGATGATGACGCTGCAGACTGTGATGAAGAATGTGTGAAGGACAGGGATTTGTTGCCGAGCAAAGGGCTGGAGGTGGAGCCAGCTCCAGAGAAATACACACcagagcagagggaggagagcgtgagtgggtccccctctctgtcctctcctggtAATGCCTTACTGCTGGGTCTGAAGAGGGTGTCTGTGCAGCTGGTCGACTGCAGGAAAACACCAGGGTTGAGAGGAACTGCTGgaggagacgaggaggaggaaggagacgtGATTCATCAAA gagagagacgtggaaACCGTGGATCTTCTGGGGAGCATCAACAACAACCTCATGCTGACAACACAGACTGGAGTCTCCCCACATCAAAACACCTCAATAAAAAACCGCAGAGACATACAGGGAAGAAACCACACCACTGCTGCTCTGAGTGTGGGAAGACTTTCGGCTGTCCAGCGACTCTCAAAATGCACAGAAGAATCCATACAAGAGAGAAACCTTACCGCTGCTCACAGTGTGGGGAGACTTTCAGTCAAAAAATTACTCTTAAGATTCACCAGCAGATGCACACTGGGAAGAAACCTCACCACTGCTCTGACTGCGGAATGAGTTTCAGTGTTTTATCAAGCTTGAAAATCCATCAAAGCACCCACACTGAAAATAAACTATTCCAATGCTCCAAGTGTGGGAAAGGTTTTGCAAACAACCACTATCGAAAAATACATGAGAAAACGGTACATGAGCCTCCCGCAGAAAGGtcttaccactgctctgactgcgGGAAGAGCTACAGTTTTTTATCAACCTTCAAAAACCACcaaagaaaacacacaggagagaaaccattccaATGCTCCAAGTGCGAGAAAAGTTTTGCTCAGAAATCCACTCTAAAAGCCCACGAGCAAACACACATGCCTGCTGCAGAAAGGCCTTACCAATGCCTATTCTGTGAGAAGAAGTTTTGTATTTCGGCATCCTTTAATTTCCATATGAGAATGCATACTGAAGAAAAACCATTCCAATGTTCCGTCTGCGGAATGCGGTTCATTCACGCCAGTTTACTGAAagcacacaaacataaacacaagCCCTCTGCCGAAAGGCCCTTCCACTGCTCTAAATGTGGGGCGTGTTTTACTACAAAAGGTAATCTTAAATTTCACCAGCTGACCCACGACCGGGGAGAGAGAACTTACCGCTGTTCTGAGTGTGGGCATTGTTTCTCTCATCCGATATATCTGAAGAAACACCAGAAAAGGCACAGTAAAGAGAAGTCCATTGTCTGCGACCTATGCGGGAAGACCTTCAACCATCCAAGCAACTTCAAAACGCACATGAAGATACACCAAGGAGTGAAACCGTACCACTGCTCCGACTGTGGCAGGAGCTTCGTATTCCGCCAAGGTTTAACAACACACCAGCGTGTGCACACCGGAGAGCTGCCTTAcgtctgtgatcaatgtggaaagaggtTTTCTCAGTACAATTCTTTGGTGAttcaccagcgaacacacactggGGAGAGACCTTACCCATGCTTTgtctgtgggaagagcttcagtcGGTCACAAAACCTGGCTGCACACAAGAGAACTcatactggagagaagcctcacgcctgtgatcagtgtgggaagaggtttTCCCGAACTGACGCACTGGCTGTACACAAGCGcactcacactggagagaagccttacagctGTGATATATGCAAGGAGAGGTTCACCTATTTAGTAGCCATGTTGAAACATAAGAAAGGACATGGACATCCTgcaggtgatgtactttgtgcagaATGGCCTCAGGATGATTCTAGCTCTGTTTATGAATAG